The Sedimentibacter sp. zth1 DNA segment TTGAAGTTATCTGATGAACAACAGGAAGAACTCAAAGAATCTATTTTAACGTACAATACATTAAATGATTTAATTGAGCTAAAAGAGTGGTTTTTTCCAAATATTGATTTATAAAATATGTTTATTATTGGGGAGGAAAATAGCATGATAGACATACATACACATTTATTGCATGATATAGATGATGGAGCATCAACCTGTGAAATAGCATTACAAATGATTAAAATGGAAAGAAATCAGGGAGTTACTACGGTGATTTGCACACCACATTTAAATAAAGGTGAATTGTCAGCTTCTATATATGATATAAATAAATCATATAATGTGTTAATGCAGAAAATCGAAGAAAACGGAATAAATATAAAAGTTTTACTAGGACATGAGATAAACTGCCAAGATAATATTTTTGAAATATTGAAATCATCAAATTTTTTAACTATGGCAGGTTCAAAATATATAATGCTGGAATTAGATAATAATTTACTAAATGATATTGAGAATATGTTATATGAGATAAAATTGATGGGGTATATACCAATATTAGCTCATATAGAAAGATATACTAAATTGTTTGAAAGAAAAAAAATGTTAGGAATCATTGTAGATGAGGGTGCACACTTGCAAATTAATGCTGATTCAATTTTATCAAAACATAACAACACTGAAGTTAAATTTTGCAAGTATTTATTAAAAAATAGACTTGTATCTTTTGTTGCGTCAGATTGCCATAATTTAAATGATAGAAAGCCAAATTTGAAAGTGTGTTATA contains these protein-coding regions:
- a CDS encoding tyrosine-protein phosphatase, which codes for MIDIHTHLLHDIDDGASTCEIALQMIKMERNQGVTTVICTPHLNKGELSASIYDINKSYNVLMQKIEENGINIKVLLGHEINCQDNIFEILKSSNFLTMAGSKYIMLELDNNLLNDIENMLYEIKLMGYIPILAHIERYTKLFERKKMLGIIVDEGAHLQINADSILSKHNNTEVKFCKYLLKNRLVSFVASDCHNLNDRKPNLKVCYKYLSSKYGVKYAYELLYDNPDKVINNVPIPYKNPVKKII